The Ornithodoros turicata isolate Travis chromosome 9, ASM3712646v1, whole genome shotgun sequence genome includes a region encoding these proteins:
- the LOC135368846 gene encoding uncharacterized protein LOC135368846 isoform X2, whose protein sequence is MRHKAPMRQAKQTNYFDASSLIEFETLIDEPPTNVPRSISSWLNFKKGKLAFQEEALELEGNKGDVTTSPYDLKDDAEQSLIPDSTWMKESAYDWALSSNNGLTHLVRAEPGGLHCTPMLVRLSKRERLCSSPHSSLELEWENEVGLTPPQQCDSVTEDDFVYVPGADTSSNHSTPLSNENDLEWDGDLASVQISGFDPDTEQLISEIEHMTSEALKEPAAAVR, encoded by the exons GCAAGCTAAGCAGACCAACTACTTTGATGCATCTAGTCTAATTGAG TTTGAGACGCTAATAGATGAG CCACCTACCAACGTACCCAGGAG TATCTCTTCCTGGTTGAACTTCAAGAAGGGAAAG CTGGCATTTCAGGAAGAGGCGTTGGAGTTGGAAGGTAACAAAGGGGACGTGACCACATCCCCTTACGACCTGAAAGATGATGCTGAGCAAAGCCTTATTCCGGATTCCACCTGGATGAAAGAAAGTGCTTATGACTGGGCCCT GTCCAGCAACAATGGCCTTACGCACCTAGTCAGGGCGGAACCAGGAGGACTTCACT GTACACCTATGTTAGTGAGACTATCAAAGAGGGAAAGGCTCTGCAGCAGTCCACATTCCTCGTTGGAACTGGAATGGGAAAATGAAGTTG GTCTAACACCACCGCAGCAGTGTGATTCAGTCACAGAGGATGACTTTGTCTATGTCCCTGGAGCAGATACTTCTAGCAATCACTCTACACCACTTTCGAATGAGAATGACTTGGAATGGGATGGAGATCTTGCCAG TGTCCAGATAAGTGGCTTTGACCCTGATACGGAGCAGCTGATTTCCGAGATTGAACACATGACGTCCGAGGCCCTGAAAGAACCAGCAGCTGCGGTCAGATGA
- the LOC135368845 gene encoding SPARC-like produces MRTYIALCLFAGLLLAAEARSKHHHGKKHVNANSEVEMVAQDEKAKLEEKREEELVLKDPCSKVRCGPGRRCNVNEDRTATCECVTECAPEPDDRRKVCSNHNETWDSDCLLYQMRCMCEDEKEGCKDEKYEHMHVDYYGSCKELPKCEGDELEEFPRRMREWLFNVMQDLARRHMLGEPYKKLEEEAETLQERQWVNAVIWKFCDLDAHPHDRSVSRHELFPLRAPLISMEHCIAPFLDSCDSDSDHIITLKEWGACLGLEEGEIKDRCAEITG; encoded by the exons ATGAGGACGTACATCGCGCTGTGCCTGTTTGCAGGCCTACTCCTGGCGGCGGAAGCTCGGTCG AAGCACCACCATGGGAAGAAGCACGTGAACGCCAACTCTGAAGTCGAGATGGTCGCCCAGGACGAGAAGGCGAAATTGGAAGAGAAGCGCGAAGAAGAAC TTGTCCTGAAGGATCCCTGCAGCAAGGTGCGCTGCGGTCCAGGCCGCCGATGCAACGTCAACGAGGATCGGACCGCCACGTGTGAATGCGTTACCGAATGCGCGCCCGAACCTGATGACCGGCGGAAG GTCTGCAGCAACCACAACGAGACCTGGGATAGCGACTGTCTCCTCTACCAGATGCGTTGCATGTGCGAGGATGAAAAGGAAGGCTGTAAAGATGAGAAATACGAGCACATGCACGTGGACTATTACGGCTCCTGCAAAG AGCTACCCAAGTGCGAGGGAGACGAGCTCGAAGAGTTTCCACGTCGCATGAGGGAATGGCTCTTCAACGTGATGCAGGACCTCGCACGTCGCCACATGCTCGGTGAGCCATACAAGAAACTCGAAGAGGAAGCAGAAACGTTGCAGGAACGTCAATGGGTTAACGCAGTCATCTGGAAGTTCTGCGATCTCGATGCTCACCCTCACGACAG GTCCGTCTCCCGCCACGAGCTGTTCCCGCTCCGAGCTCCCCTCATTTCTATGGAACACTGCATCGCGCCGTTCCTCGACAGCTGTGACAGTGACAGTGACCACATCATCACACTTAAAGAGTGGGGAGCATGCCTTGGATTGGAAGAAG GGGAAATTAAAGACAGGTGTGCTGAAATCACAGGCTGA
- the LOC135368846 gene encoding uncharacterized protein LOC135368846 isoform X1 has product MLPGMGTCFSICCWESSKRGRQAKQTNYFDASSLIEFETLIDEPPTNVPRSISSWLNFKKGKLAFQEEALELEGNKGDVTTSPYDLKDDAEQSLIPDSTWMKESAYDWALSSNNGLTHLVRAEPGGLHCTPMLVRLSKRERLCSSPHSSLELEWENEVGLTPPQQCDSVTEDDFVYVPGADTSSNHSTPLSNENDLEWDGDLASVQISGFDPDTEQLISEIEHMTSEALKEPAAAVR; this is encoded by the exons GCAAGCTAAGCAGACCAACTACTTTGATGCATCTAGTCTAATTGAG TTTGAGACGCTAATAGATGAG CCACCTACCAACGTACCCAGGAG TATCTCTTCCTGGTTGAACTTCAAGAAGGGAAAG CTGGCATTTCAGGAAGAGGCGTTGGAGTTGGAAGGTAACAAAGGGGACGTGACCACATCCCCTTACGACCTGAAAGATGATGCTGAGCAAAGCCTTATTCCGGATTCCACCTGGATGAAAGAAAGTGCTTATGACTGGGCCCT GTCCAGCAACAATGGCCTTACGCACCTAGTCAGGGCGGAACCAGGAGGACTTCACT GTACACCTATGTTAGTGAGACTATCAAAGAGGGAAAGGCTCTGCAGCAGTCCACATTCCTCGTTGGAACTGGAATGGGAAAATGAAGTTG GTCTAACACCACCGCAGCAGTGTGATTCAGTCACAGAGGATGACTTTGTCTATGTCCCTGGAGCAGATACTTCTAGCAATCACTCTACACCACTTTCGAATGAGAATGACTTGGAATGGGATGGAGATCTTGCCAG TGTCCAGATAAGTGGCTTTGACCCTGATACGGAGCAGCTGATTTCCGAGATTGAACACATGACGTCCGAGGCCCTGAAAGAACCAGCAGCTGCGGTCAGATGA